GGCAAGCGCTGCGCCCGGGAGAAGGGGGCGCGCAGAGGGATTGTTACCCATGAAAACGAGCAAGTTGCGCAGACAGTCGGCTGGATTCTCGCTGGTCGAGCTGTTGATTGTGGTGGTGATCATCATGGTGGTGAGCGCCATCGCCGCACCCAACGTGATGCAGGCGTATGCCAACTTCCGGCTGCGTTCGGCGGCCACGGCGCAAGCCCAGATGCTGCAGCGCGTGCGCATGAAGGCGCTGAACAACAACCGGATCGAGAAGCTCGGTTTCACCTGGAATTGGACAGGCAGCTACTACTACGTGACCACATTCGTGGAAGACAACCCCGCCAACTGGTCGATCGACCCCAGTGAGCGCGATGTGGTGGCACAAATGCCCACGAACATGTGGTACGGGTCGGGACCGGACACCAGCACCATGCAACTGGATTTTGTGGCGCAGAACCTGTGGTGGGCGATGGGCTTCGACGCCCAGGGCAATCCCTGCTACTGGGACTTCGCCGGAGGCTGTGCCACCACCTACGCAGGGCAGCGGGTGGGCTTCGTCTACTATCTGTACCAGATGAACAACTGGAACCCCACGAGTTACGCCGCCATCACGGTTTCGCCCAGCGGGCGCGTACGCACCTGGATCTGGAGCGGTAGCCGCTGGCAATAGGAGGCATGATGCGTGCTCGCAATCGCAGAGCCGTACGCCCGCGTGAGGCGGGCCTGTCGCTGATTGAGCTGATGATCGCCATGCTGGTGATGACGGTAGGGTTCATGGCGACCATGATCCTGATCTCGACCGCCATTGCCTCCAACAACCGCAACAAGCTGGACACTACGGCCACGGCGCTGTCTCAGATGGTGACGGAGACAGTGGCGGCGCAATCGGTGGTGGTGGGCGCCCCGATGACGGTGGTGGACTGCCGGCCGACTGCGGCGGGCGGACCGCAAACCTGGACGATCGCGACCGCGGTGGGGCCGAATGTGAACGACCAGGCGGGCGCCAGCGTGGATGCCACGACCGGCAGCATTAATTTCACCCAGCTCTACGCCAACGTTCCCGTGGGCTACAAGATGGAATTCGTGGCCTGCGGAGCCGCGGGCACGCAAGCCACATACGACGTGCGCTGGAACATACGGCGCATCAGCGCGTTCTCCAAGCTGGTGACGGTATCGACGCGGCAGATCGGCGCCCGCGCCGGAGGACCGCAGCAACTGCAGTACTTCACTCCCCCGGTGACGCTGCGCACGATTGCAGGTTTCTAGCGAGGCAGATGCCATGACACACAATCAGGCAAAGAAGGAGCGAGGCTTCTCGCTGATCGAGCTGTTGACGGTCATCGCCATCCTGACCATCGTGATGGGCGTGGTCTTCCGTGAGATCATCCGGGTGCAACAGCGGTTCCGCACCGAAGAAGCCAAGCTGGACGTGTTCCAGGAAGCGCGCA
This DNA window, taken from Terriglobales bacterium, encodes the following:
- a CDS encoding prepilin-type N-terminal cleavage/methylation domain-containing protein, giving the protein MKTSKLRRQSAGFSLVELLIVVVIIMVVSAIAAPNVMQAYANFRLRSAATAQAQMLQRVRMKALNNNRIEKLGFTWNWTGSYYYVTTFVEDNPANWSIDPSERDVVAQMPTNMWYGSGPDTSTMQLDFVAQNLWWAMGFDAQGNPCYWDFAGGCATTYAGQRVGFVYYLYQMNNWNPTSYAAITVSPSGRVRTWIWSGSRWQ
- a CDS encoding prepilin-type N-terminal cleavage/methylation domain-containing protein is translated as MMRARNRRAVRPREAGLSLIELMIAMLVMTVGFMATMILISTAIASNNRNKLDTTATALSQMVTETVAAQSVVVGAPMTVVDCRPTAAGGPQTWTIATAVGPNVNDQAGASVDATTGSINFTQLYANVPVGYKMEFVACGAAGTQATYDVRWNIRRISAFSKLVTVSTRQIGARAGGPQQLQYFTPPVTLRTIAGF